The following proteins are co-located in the Paralichthys olivaceus isolate ysfri-2021 chromosome 2, ASM2471397v2, whole genome shotgun sequence genome:
- the LOC109635398 gene encoding immunoglobulin-like and fibronectin type III domain-containing protein 1 isoform X2 produces MFRKAKLTDGTANGQVGIKKKSRVPGVMITQFIETLPEGKSHPDFTRKPIALTIQEGKFAFFKAIVTGDPQPTVTWDRNNGDVSDTSRYQTKYDPTSNEHTFEMPSVMPDQADTYKCFAKNEYGQAIVTVILNVIEVGFKMNKAQQQTTEFTDENFRTVLKRKSKIPPKSEQHEKKDGEIDPKFWELLLSADKKDYERICAEFGVTDFRWMLKELNEMKKEREEQQAQFIKDLRNLKAIQVNADGSASFEIDMDLLDPSSRIFLYKDGEMIPYTKELGDKMKHSLKQLGRKYVFSIRDLMPEDAGLYQLDVEDVNMFSTDFKIPMVDFLVKIQEVKAKEREDAVFECVLSNPFSKILWFGKNVPLEQGDKYDIEVSEDKLIHRLVVKDCIVVDKGIYSACAGIKSCNAWLVVEADKGAKKGKKAARKTTRAGGSGIDLQKVAQEQQVKLEKEREERKEQIKAAKEAAAAAPPPEAPPAPAPPTTAQAVPKTPKGPEPEIVSKPAVVSSDPPVVKEVSTGPSDEPPTAAEDSGEPEEVIGSDQPRAAAEIEPVITRGLSDHYALRGKSAELTVTMNMDRDCGWLKDGEQLNSGARINITKDGTSHKLTIKSCTDDDSGLYRFVSGEQSTQGKVTIGDVPEFDPDDLHKFSKPVIIRVGQNAAFKMPFIPQESLVVSWFKDGTEIKDGGGVKILKEPNHSRLLLRDCLRTDAGEIKIQLKNPFGVVEATSQLIVLDHPGPPEGPVDTVETTSSVIEIKWNPPKDDGGSAVTNYIIERQQTGQSLWTKLGDVLADRTSFRDRNVIHGKKYNYRIYAENPEGLSDALETADSIMAGIMILSGPPGAPKVVSASKTCINLTWTPPEDDRGVPIIGYQVEKQKKDTNEWIALNALNEPIKDVKFAVKDVMEGAEYEFRVAAINESGSGDLSPPSAMVCAKNPNMRPCFKDPEDFIVVRAGNSARVKICYEAEPPPQITWLKDDEPISPWINIINTEGMSQLVIPSSKRSDSAIYTVKAKNSVGEASFDIEVRVTDEPKTPGPVELEQTVHGKVVVSWAPSPDQELDDRLYYVVAQHDSNSRVWKTVADRLLTNTYTANNILPGIEYHFQIYAKNDMGLSDPSQSPTWGANSNRVHLSSNGPNSTDISFERPPSILVPLKVHTPPKGYQLYMTCAVRGCPTPSVSWYLNDVCINSDNNYYITNSFGVCSMYILRVRQKDSGEYKVVAVNSFGKADCSTKLVVRD; encoded by the exons gAAAATTTGCCTTTTTTAAAGCCATTGTCACTGGAGACCCACAGCcaactgtcacatgggacaggAATAATGGAGATGTGTCTGATACATCAAGATACCAGACCAAATACGATCCAACTTCCAATGAGCATACGTTTGAG ATGCCAAGTGTCATGCCAGATCAAGCTGACACCTACAAATGCTTTGCCAAAAATGAATATGGACAAGCCATAGTCACGGTCATTCTGAATGTTATTGAAG TTGGTTTCAAAATGAACAAGGCCCAGcaacaaacaacagaatttACTGATGAAAATTTTAGGACTGTTCTAAAAAGGAAAAG TAAGATCCCTCCCAAATCTGAGCAACATGAGAAAAAAGATGGTGAGATTGATCCGAAGTTTTGGGAGCTCTTACTAAGTGCTGATAAGAAAGACTATGAGAGAATCTGTGCAGAGTTTGGAGTCACTGACTTTCGATGGATGCTCAAGgaactgaatgaaatgaagaaggagagggaggaacaACAAGCTCAG TTCATCAAAGACCTGCGAAACCTGAAGGCTATTCAAGTCAATGCAGATGGTTCTGCCTCCTTTGAGATTGACATGGATCTTCTTGACCCAAGCAGCCGAATCTTCCTATACAAG GATGGTGAAATGATTCCATATACAAAGGAGTTGGGAGACAAGATGAAGCACAGCCTCAAACAATTGGGGAGAAAGTATGTTTTCAGTATAAGGGACCTTATGCCCGAAGATGCTGGACTGTACCAGTTGGATGTAGAGGATGTGAATATGTTTTCTACTGATTTTAAAA TCCCCATGGTGGATTTCCTGGTGAAAATTCAGGAAGTGAAGGCAAAGGAGCGTGAAGATGCTGTATTTGAGTGTGTCCTGTCAAATCCCTTCTCCAAGATTCTGTGGTTTGGCAAGAATGTTCCACTGGAACAAGGGGACAAGTACGATATTGAGGTTTCGGAGGACAAGCTCATTCACAGACTGGTGGTCAAAGACTGCATAGTGGTGGACAAAGGAATTTACTCTGCCTGTGCAGGAATAAAATCTTGTAATGCATGGCTTGTTGTTGAAG CTGACAAAGGAGccaaaaaggggaaaaaagcagcAAGGAAAACTACGAGGGCTGGAGGATCTGGAATTGACTTGCAGAAAGTTGCCCAAGAACAACAAGTAAAActagagaaagaaagagaagaaagaaaggaacagATTAAAGCTGCtaaagaagctgcagcagctgcacctcCACCTGAAGCCCCTCCAGCTCCTGCACCTCCTACTACAGCTCAAGCTGTACCTAAGACACCAAAAGGTCCTGAACCAG AAATAGTGAGCAAGCCGGCAGTAGTGTCATCAGATCCACCAGTTGTGAAGGAAGTAAGCACAG GTCCTTCAGATGAACCACCGACAGCAGCTGAAGATTCGGGAGAAC CTGAGGAAGTCATTGGTAGTGATCAACCACGTGCAGCTGCAGAAATTG AGCCTGTTATCACCCGTGGACTCTCGGATCACTATGCTCTTCGTGGAAAGTCAGCGGAATTAACTGTGACAATGAACATGGACCGTGACTGTGGCTGGTTGAAAGATGGAGAGCAG TTAAACTCAGGTGCCAGGATCAACATAACCAAAGATGGAACCTCTCACAAGCTGACAATTAAAAGCTGCACAGATGATGACTCTGGACTTTATCGCTTTGTGTCAGGGGAGCAGAGTACACAAGGAAAGGTTACTATAGGAG ATGTACCTGAGTTTGACCCAGACGACCTTCACAAGTTTTCCAAACCTGTGATCATAAGAGTGGGGCAGAATGCTGCTTTCAAGATGCCCTTCATTCCTCAGGAATCTTTGGTGGTCAGTTGGTTTAAGGATGGCACTGAGAtcaaagatggaggaggagttAAGATCTTGAAGGAGCCCAATCACAGCCGGCTGCTACTCAGAGACTGTTTGCGGACAGATGCAGGcgaaataaaaatacagctcAAAAACCCATTTGGAGTTGTGGAGGCTACATCTCAGCTTATTGTGCTTG ATCATCCAGGCCCACCAGAGGGTCCAGTGGACACTGTTGAAACGACCTCATCTGTGATTGAGATTAAATGGAACCCTCCAAAGGATGACGGTGGCTCGGCTGTCACCAACTATATTATAGAACGACAGCAGACAGGACAGAGTCTGTGGACGAAACTTGGGGATGTTTTAGCTGACAGGACATCCTTCAGAGACAGGAATGTGATTCATGGAAAGAAATACAACTACCGGATCTATGCAGAAAACCCTGAGGGCCTCAGTGATGCCCTGGAGACAGCTGACAGCATTATGGCTGGCATAATGA TACTCTCTGGTCCACCTGGTGCTCCTAAAGTGGTGAGTGCCTCTAAGACGTGTATCAATTTGACCTGGACCCCTCCAGAGGACGACAGAGGAGTACCGATCATCGGTTATCAAgtagagaaacaaaagaaagacacaaatgaGTGGATTGCCCTGAATGCACTCAATGAACCTATTAAAG ATGTGAAGTTTGCAGTAAAAGATGTTATGGAGGGAGCAGAGTACGAGTTCAGGGTTGCAGCAATCAATGAGTCAGGATCTGGAGATCTAAGCCCTCCGTCTGCAATGGTGTGTGCAAAGAATCCCAACA TGAGACCTTGTTTCAAAGATCCAGAAGACTTCATTGTCGTCAGAGCCGGAAATTCTGCTCGGGTCAAAATTTGCTATGAG GCTGAACCTCCGCCTCAGATCACTTGGCTGAAGGACGATGAGCCAATATCCCCTTGGATCAATATCATTAACACAGAGGGAATGTCTCAGCTTGTTATTCCCTCATCGAAGAGGTCAGATTCAGCCATCTACACAGTTAAAGCCAAAAACTCTGTGGGCGAGGCTTCGTTTGACATTGAGGTTAGAGTCACAG ATGAACCCAAGACTCCAGGGCCAGTGGAGTTGGAGCAGACTGTCCATGGCAAAGTGGTGGTATCATGGGCTCCCTCCCCTGACCAGGAGCTCGATGACCGCCTGTATTATGTGGTAGCTCAACATGACTCCAACAGCAGAGTGTGGAAGACTGTGGCAGACCGTCTCTTAACTAACACATACACAGCCAACAACATTCTTCCTGGGATAGAGTATCATTTCCAGATCTACGCCAAGAACGATATGGGCCTCTCAGATCCATCTCAGTCACCAACATGGGGCGCCAACAGCAACAGAG TTCATCTGAGTTCCAATGGACCTAATTCTACGGACATTTCCTTTGAGAGGCCCCCGTCCATCCTGGTCCCTCTCAAAGTCCACACTCCACCTAAAGGTTATCAGCTCTACATGACATGTGCTGTCCGGGGATGTCCTACACCCTCAGTATCCTGGTACCTGAACGATGTGTGCATCAACTCAGACAACAACTACTACATCACCAACTCATTCGGAGTGTGCTCCATGTATATTCTCCGAGTGCGGCAAAAGGACAGCGGTGAATATAAGGTGGTAGCAGTCAACTCTTTTGGCAAGGCAGACTGTTCCACTAAACTTGTTGTTAGAG ACTAA
- the LOC109635398 gene encoding immunoglobulin-like and fibronectin type III domain-containing protein 1 isoform X1, which yields MFRKAKLTDGTANGQGPDAENCNVGIKKKSRVPGVMITQFIETLPEGKSHPDFTRKPIALTIQEGKFAFFKAIVTGDPQPTVTWDRNNGDVSDTSRYQTKYDPTSNEHTFEMPSVMPDQADTYKCFAKNEYGQAIVTVILNVIEVGFKMNKAQQQTTEFTDENFRTVLKRKSKIPPKSEQHEKKDGEIDPKFWELLLSADKKDYERICAEFGVTDFRWMLKELNEMKKEREEQQAQFIKDLRNLKAIQVNADGSASFEIDMDLLDPSSRIFLYKDGEMIPYTKELGDKMKHSLKQLGRKYVFSIRDLMPEDAGLYQLDVEDVNMFSTDFKIPMVDFLVKIQEVKAKEREDAVFECVLSNPFSKILWFGKNVPLEQGDKYDIEVSEDKLIHRLVVKDCIVVDKGIYSACAGIKSCNAWLVVEADKGAKKGKKAARKTTRAGGSGIDLQKVAQEQQVKLEKEREERKEQIKAAKEAAAAAPPPEAPPAPAPPTTAQAVPKTPKGPEPEIVSKPAVVSSDPPVVKEVSTGPSDEPPTAAEDSGEPEEVIGSDQPRAAAEIEPVITRGLSDHYALRGKSAELTVTMNMDRDCGWLKDGEQLNSGARINITKDGTSHKLTIKSCTDDDSGLYRFVSGEQSTQGKVTIGDVPEFDPDDLHKFSKPVIIRVGQNAAFKMPFIPQESLVVSWFKDGTEIKDGGGVKILKEPNHSRLLLRDCLRTDAGEIKIQLKNPFGVVEATSQLIVLDHPGPPEGPVDTVETTSSVIEIKWNPPKDDGGSAVTNYIIERQQTGQSLWTKLGDVLADRTSFRDRNVIHGKKYNYRIYAENPEGLSDALETADSIMAGIMILSGPPGAPKVVSASKTCINLTWTPPEDDRGVPIIGYQVEKQKKDTNEWIALNALNEPIKDVKFAVKDVMEGAEYEFRVAAINESGSGDLSPPSAMVCAKNPNMRPCFKDPEDFIVVRAGNSARVKICYEAEPPPQITWLKDDEPISPWINIINTEGMSQLVIPSSKRSDSAIYTVKAKNSVGEASFDIEVRVTDEPKTPGPVELEQTVHGKVVVSWAPSPDQELDDRLYYVVAQHDSNSRVWKTVADRLLTNTYTANNILPGIEYHFQIYAKNDMGLSDPSQSPTWGANSNRVHLSSNGPNSTDISFERPPSILVPLKVHTPPKGYQLYMTCAVRGCPTPSVSWYLNDVCINSDNNYYITNSFGVCSMYILRVRQKDSGEYKVVAVNSFGKADCSTKLVVRD from the exons gAAAATTTGCCTTTTTTAAAGCCATTGTCACTGGAGACCCACAGCcaactgtcacatgggacaggAATAATGGAGATGTGTCTGATACATCAAGATACCAGACCAAATACGATCCAACTTCCAATGAGCATACGTTTGAG ATGCCAAGTGTCATGCCAGATCAAGCTGACACCTACAAATGCTTTGCCAAAAATGAATATGGACAAGCCATAGTCACGGTCATTCTGAATGTTATTGAAG TTGGTTTCAAAATGAACAAGGCCCAGcaacaaacaacagaatttACTGATGAAAATTTTAGGACTGTTCTAAAAAGGAAAAG TAAGATCCCTCCCAAATCTGAGCAACATGAGAAAAAAGATGGTGAGATTGATCCGAAGTTTTGGGAGCTCTTACTAAGTGCTGATAAGAAAGACTATGAGAGAATCTGTGCAGAGTTTGGAGTCACTGACTTTCGATGGATGCTCAAGgaactgaatgaaatgaagaaggagagggaggaacaACAAGCTCAG TTCATCAAAGACCTGCGAAACCTGAAGGCTATTCAAGTCAATGCAGATGGTTCTGCCTCCTTTGAGATTGACATGGATCTTCTTGACCCAAGCAGCCGAATCTTCCTATACAAG GATGGTGAAATGATTCCATATACAAAGGAGTTGGGAGACAAGATGAAGCACAGCCTCAAACAATTGGGGAGAAAGTATGTTTTCAGTATAAGGGACCTTATGCCCGAAGATGCTGGACTGTACCAGTTGGATGTAGAGGATGTGAATATGTTTTCTACTGATTTTAAAA TCCCCATGGTGGATTTCCTGGTGAAAATTCAGGAAGTGAAGGCAAAGGAGCGTGAAGATGCTGTATTTGAGTGTGTCCTGTCAAATCCCTTCTCCAAGATTCTGTGGTTTGGCAAGAATGTTCCACTGGAACAAGGGGACAAGTACGATATTGAGGTTTCGGAGGACAAGCTCATTCACAGACTGGTGGTCAAAGACTGCATAGTGGTGGACAAAGGAATTTACTCTGCCTGTGCAGGAATAAAATCTTGTAATGCATGGCTTGTTGTTGAAG CTGACAAAGGAGccaaaaaggggaaaaaagcagcAAGGAAAACTACGAGGGCTGGAGGATCTGGAATTGACTTGCAGAAAGTTGCCCAAGAACAACAAGTAAAActagagaaagaaagagaagaaagaaaggaacagATTAAAGCTGCtaaagaagctgcagcagctgcacctcCACCTGAAGCCCCTCCAGCTCCTGCACCTCCTACTACAGCTCAAGCTGTACCTAAGACACCAAAAGGTCCTGAACCAG AAATAGTGAGCAAGCCGGCAGTAGTGTCATCAGATCCACCAGTTGTGAAGGAAGTAAGCACAG GTCCTTCAGATGAACCACCGACAGCAGCTGAAGATTCGGGAGAAC CTGAGGAAGTCATTGGTAGTGATCAACCACGTGCAGCTGCAGAAATTG AGCCTGTTATCACCCGTGGACTCTCGGATCACTATGCTCTTCGTGGAAAGTCAGCGGAATTAACTGTGACAATGAACATGGACCGTGACTGTGGCTGGTTGAAAGATGGAGAGCAG TTAAACTCAGGTGCCAGGATCAACATAACCAAAGATGGAACCTCTCACAAGCTGACAATTAAAAGCTGCACAGATGATGACTCTGGACTTTATCGCTTTGTGTCAGGGGAGCAGAGTACACAAGGAAAGGTTACTATAGGAG ATGTACCTGAGTTTGACCCAGACGACCTTCACAAGTTTTCCAAACCTGTGATCATAAGAGTGGGGCAGAATGCTGCTTTCAAGATGCCCTTCATTCCTCAGGAATCTTTGGTGGTCAGTTGGTTTAAGGATGGCACTGAGAtcaaagatggaggaggagttAAGATCTTGAAGGAGCCCAATCACAGCCGGCTGCTACTCAGAGACTGTTTGCGGACAGATGCAGGcgaaataaaaatacagctcAAAAACCCATTTGGAGTTGTGGAGGCTACATCTCAGCTTATTGTGCTTG ATCATCCAGGCCCACCAGAGGGTCCAGTGGACACTGTTGAAACGACCTCATCTGTGATTGAGATTAAATGGAACCCTCCAAAGGATGACGGTGGCTCGGCTGTCACCAACTATATTATAGAACGACAGCAGACAGGACAGAGTCTGTGGACGAAACTTGGGGATGTTTTAGCTGACAGGACATCCTTCAGAGACAGGAATGTGATTCATGGAAAGAAATACAACTACCGGATCTATGCAGAAAACCCTGAGGGCCTCAGTGATGCCCTGGAGACAGCTGACAGCATTATGGCTGGCATAATGA TACTCTCTGGTCCACCTGGTGCTCCTAAAGTGGTGAGTGCCTCTAAGACGTGTATCAATTTGACCTGGACCCCTCCAGAGGACGACAGAGGAGTACCGATCATCGGTTATCAAgtagagaaacaaaagaaagacacaaatgaGTGGATTGCCCTGAATGCACTCAATGAACCTATTAAAG ATGTGAAGTTTGCAGTAAAAGATGTTATGGAGGGAGCAGAGTACGAGTTCAGGGTTGCAGCAATCAATGAGTCAGGATCTGGAGATCTAAGCCCTCCGTCTGCAATGGTGTGTGCAAAGAATCCCAACA TGAGACCTTGTTTCAAAGATCCAGAAGACTTCATTGTCGTCAGAGCCGGAAATTCTGCTCGGGTCAAAATTTGCTATGAG GCTGAACCTCCGCCTCAGATCACTTGGCTGAAGGACGATGAGCCAATATCCCCTTGGATCAATATCATTAACACAGAGGGAATGTCTCAGCTTGTTATTCCCTCATCGAAGAGGTCAGATTCAGCCATCTACACAGTTAAAGCCAAAAACTCTGTGGGCGAGGCTTCGTTTGACATTGAGGTTAGAGTCACAG ATGAACCCAAGACTCCAGGGCCAGTGGAGTTGGAGCAGACTGTCCATGGCAAAGTGGTGGTATCATGGGCTCCCTCCCCTGACCAGGAGCTCGATGACCGCCTGTATTATGTGGTAGCTCAACATGACTCCAACAGCAGAGTGTGGAAGACTGTGGCAGACCGTCTCTTAACTAACACATACACAGCCAACAACATTCTTCCTGGGATAGAGTATCATTTCCAGATCTACGCCAAGAACGATATGGGCCTCTCAGATCCATCTCAGTCACCAACATGGGGCGCCAACAGCAACAGAG TTCATCTGAGTTCCAATGGACCTAATTCTACGGACATTTCCTTTGAGAGGCCCCCGTCCATCCTGGTCCCTCTCAAAGTCCACACTCCACCTAAAGGTTATCAGCTCTACATGACATGTGCTGTCCGGGGATGTCCTACACCCTCAGTATCCTGGTACCTGAACGATGTGTGCATCAACTCAGACAACAACTACTACATCACCAACTCATTCGGAGTGTGCTCCATGTATATTCTCCGAGTGCGGCAAAAGGACAGCGGTGAATATAAGGTGGTAGCAGTCAACTCTTTTGGCAAGGCAGACTGTTCCACTAAACTTGTTGTTAGAG ACTAA
- the LOC109635398 gene encoding immunoglobulin-like and fibronectin type III domain-containing protein 1 isoform X5 has protein sequence MPSVMPDQADTYKCFAKNEYGQAIVTVILNVIEVGFKMNKAQQQTTEFTDENFRTVLKRKSKIPPKSEQHEKKDGEIDPKFWELLLSADKKDYERICAEFGVTDFRWMLKELNEMKKEREEQQAQFIKDLRNLKAIQVNADGSASFEIDMDLLDPSSRIFLYKDGEMIPYTKELGDKMKHSLKQLGRKYVFSIRDLMPEDAGLYQLDVEDVNMFSTDFKIPMVDFLVKIQEVKAKEREDAVFECVLSNPFSKILWFGKNVPLEQGDKYDIEVSEDKLIHRLVVKDCIVVDKGIYSACAGIKSCNAWLVVEADKGAKKGKKAARKTTRAGGSGIDLQKVAQEQQVKLEKEREERKEQIKAAKEAAAAAPPPEAPPAPAPPTTAQAVPKTPKGPEPEIVSKPAVVSSDPPVVKEVSTGPSDEPPTAAEDSGEPEEVIGSDQPRAAAEIEPVITRGLSDHYALRGKSAELTVTMNMDRDCGWLKDGEQLNSGARINITKDGTSHKLTIKSCTDDDSGLYRFVSGEQSTQGKVTIGDVPEFDPDDLHKFSKPVIIRVGQNAAFKMPFIPQESLVVSWFKDGTEIKDGGGVKILKEPNHSRLLLRDCLRTDAGEIKIQLKNPFGVVEATSQLIVLDHPGPPEGPVDTVETTSSVIEIKWNPPKDDGGSAVTNYIIERQQTGQSLWTKLGDVLADRTSFRDRNVIHGKKYNYRIYAENPEGLSDALETADSIMAGIMILSGPPGAPKVVSASKTCINLTWTPPEDDRGVPIIGYQVEKQKKDTNEWIALNALNEPIKDVKFAVKDVMEGAEYEFRVAAINESGSGDLSPPSAMVCAKNPNMRPCFKDPEDFIVVRAGNSARVKICYEAEPPPQITWLKDDEPISPWINIINTEGMSQLVIPSSKRSDSAIYTVKAKNSVGEASFDIEVRVTDEPKTPGPVELEQTVHGKVVVSWAPSPDQELDDRLYYVVAQHDSNSRVWKTVADRLLTNTYTANNILPGIEYHFQIYAKNDMGLSDPSQSPTWGANSNRVHLSSNGPNSTDISFERPPSILVPLKVHTPPKGYQLYMTCAVRGCPTPSVSWYLNDVCINSDNNYYITNSFGVCSMYILRVRQKDSGEYKVVAVNSFGKADCSTKLVVRD, from the exons ATGCCAAGTGTCATGCCAGATCAAGCTGACACCTACAAATGCTTTGCCAAAAATGAATATGGACAAGCCATAGTCACGGTCATTCTGAATGTTATTGAAG TTGGTTTCAAAATGAACAAGGCCCAGcaacaaacaacagaatttACTGATGAAAATTTTAGGACTGTTCTAAAAAGGAAAAG TAAGATCCCTCCCAAATCTGAGCAACATGAGAAAAAAGATGGTGAGATTGATCCGAAGTTTTGGGAGCTCTTACTAAGTGCTGATAAGAAAGACTATGAGAGAATCTGTGCAGAGTTTGGAGTCACTGACTTTCGATGGATGCTCAAGgaactgaatgaaatgaagaaggagagggaggaacaACAAGCTCAG TTCATCAAAGACCTGCGAAACCTGAAGGCTATTCAAGTCAATGCAGATGGTTCTGCCTCCTTTGAGATTGACATGGATCTTCTTGACCCAAGCAGCCGAATCTTCCTATACAAG GATGGTGAAATGATTCCATATACAAAGGAGTTGGGAGACAAGATGAAGCACAGCCTCAAACAATTGGGGAGAAAGTATGTTTTCAGTATAAGGGACCTTATGCCCGAAGATGCTGGACTGTACCAGTTGGATGTAGAGGATGTGAATATGTTTTCTACTGATTTTAAAA TCCCCATGGTGGATTTCCTGGTGAAAATTCAGGAAGTGAAGGCAAAGGAGCGTGAAGATGCTGTATTTGAGTGTGTCCTGTCAAATCCCTTCTCCAAGATTCTGTGGTTTGGCAAGAATGTTCCACTGGAACAAGGGGACAAGTACGATATTGAGGTTTCGGAGGACAAGCTCATTCACAGACTGGTGGTCAAAGACTGCATAGTGGTGGACAAAGGAATTTACTCTGCCTGTGCAGGAATAAAATCTTGTAATGCATGGCTTGTTGTTGAAG CTGACAAAGGAGccaaaaaggggaaaaaagcagcAAGGAAAACTACGAGGGCTGGAGGATCTGGAATTGACTTGCAGAAAGTTGCCCAAGAACAACAAGTAAAActagagaaagaaagagaagaaagaaaggaacagATTAAAGCTGCtaaagaagctgcagcagctgcacctcCACCTGAAGCCCCTCCAGCTCCTGCACCTCCTACTACAGCTCAAGCTGTACCTAAGACACCAAAAGGTCCTGAACCAG AAATAGTGAGCAAGCCGGCAGTAGTGTCATCAGATCCACCAGTTGTGAAGGAAGTAAGCACAG GTCCTTCAGATGAACCACCGACAGCAGCTGAAGATTCGGGAGAAC CTGAGGAAGTCATTGGTAGTGATCAACCACGTGCAGCTGCAGAAATTG AGCCTGTTATCACCCGTGGACTCTCGGATCACTATGCTCTTCGTGGAAAGTCAGCGGAATTAACTGTGACAATGAACATGGACCGTGACTGTGGCTGGTTGAAAGATGGAGAGCAG TTAAACTCAGGTGCCAGGATCAACATAACCAAAGATGGAACCTCTCACAAGCTGACAATTAAAAGCTGCACAGATGATGACTCTGGACTTTATCGCTTTGTGTCAGGGGAGCAGAGTACACAAGGAAAGGTTACTATAGGAG ATGTACCTGAGTTTGACCCAGACGACCTTCACAAGTTTTCCAAACCTGTGATCATAAGAGTGGGGCAGAATGCTGCTTTCAAGATGCCCTTCATTCCTCAGGAATCTTTGGTGGTCAGTTGGTTTAAGGATGGCACTGAGAtcaaagatggaggaggagttAAGATCTTGAAGGAGCCCAATCACAGCCGGCTGCTACTCAGAGACTGTTTGCGGACAGATGCAGGcgaaataaaaatacagctcAAAAACCCATTTGGAGTTGTGGAGGCTACATCTCAGCTTATTGTGCTTG ATCATCCAGGCCCACCAGAGGGTCCAGTGGACACTGTTGAAACGACCTCATCTGTGATTGAGATTAAATGGAACCCTCCAAAGGATGACGGTGGCTCGGCTGTCACCAACTATATTATAGAACGACAGCAGACAGGACAGAGTCTGTGGACGAAACTTGGGGATGTTTTAGCTGACAGGACATCCTTCAGAGACAGGAATGTGATTCATGGAAAGAAATACAACTACCGGATCTATGCAGAAAACCCTGAGGGCCTCAGTGATGCCCTGGAGACAGCTGACAGCATTATGGCTGGCATAATGA TACTCTCTGGTCCACCTGGTGCTCCTAAAGTGGTGAGTGCCTCTAAGACGTGTATCAATTTGACCTGGACCCCTCCAGAGGACGACAGAGGAGTACCGATCATCGGTTATCAAgtagagaaacaaaagaaagacacaaatgaGTGGATTGCCCTGAATGCACTCAATGAACCTATTAAAG ATGTGAAGTTTGCAGTAAAAGATGTTATGGAGGGAGCAGAGTACGAGTTCAGGGTTGCAGCAATCAATGAGTCAGGATCTGGAGATCTAAGCCCTCCGTCTGCAATGGTGTGTGCAAAGAATCCCAACA TGAGACCTTGTTTCAAAGATCCAGAAGACTTCATTGTCGTCAGAGCCGGAAATTCTGCTCGGGTCAAAATTTGCTATGAG GCTGAACCTCCGCCTCAGATCACTTGGCTGAAGGACGATGAGCCAATATCCCCTTGGATCAATATCATTAACACAGAGGGAATGTCTCAGCTTGTTATTCCCTCATCGAAGAGGTCAGATTCAGCCATCTACACAGTTAAAGCCAAAAACTCTGTGGGCGAGGCTTCGTTTGACATTGAGGTTAGAGTCACAG ATGAACCCAAGACTCCAGGGCCAGTGGAGTTGGAGCAGACTGTCCATGGCAAAGTGGTGGTATCATGGGCTCCCTCCCCTGACCAGGAGCTCGATGACCGCCTGTATTATGTGGTAGCTCAACATGACTCCAACAGCAGAGTGTGGAAGACTGTGGCAGACCGTCTCTTAACTAACACATACACAGCCAACAACATTCTTCCTGGGATAGAGTATCATTTCCAGATCTACGCCAAGAACGATATGGGCCTCTCAGATCCATCTCAGTCACCAACATGGGGCGCCAACAGCAACAGAG TTCATCTGAGTTCCAATGGACCTAATTCTACGGACATTTCCTTTGAGAGGCCCCCGTCCATCCTGGTCCCTCTCAAAGTCCACACTCCACCTAAAGGTTATCAGCTCTACATGACATGTGCTGTCCGGGGATGTCCTACACCCTCAGTATCCTGGTACCTGAACGATGTGTGCATCAACTCAGACAACAACTACTACATCACCAACTCATTCGGAGTGTGCTCCATGTATATTCTCCGAGTGCGGCAAAAGGACAGCGGTGAATATAAGGTGGTAGCAGTCAACTCTTTTGGCAAGGCAGACTGTTCCACTAAACTTGTTGTTAGAG ACTAA